The Rhodamnia argentea isolate NSW1041297 chromosome 7, ASM2092103v1, whole genome shotgun sequence genome contains the following window.
GTGCATGCAGCCGGCGAGGGCTGTGAGTTCTCGCCTAGATCCGACCGAGGGCTGTGAACCCTTGCTAACTGCGACAAGGGGCATTGCCCTCGCCCGTGGCCGAGCCAACGACTCCTTGTCGGacccttataaaaaaaaaaaaataagaagaaaagaagatgagaaaaaaattaataaaatgcattaaaaaaatttcacgttagtGTTGAATGTACTACGTACAACGGTAGGAGTCAATGAAAGGCCAAAATTAACCGAATGAGCTATATTTGctaattgttaaaaggttttaggattaaatttgctaaattgaaagttaatggacacaattgcaatatatttagaactttttaaataatttttcctaaaacaaTGGAGTTTCTGTCAACTTAAAGAGCAGAGTCTCAAGTTGAGCTGAATTGAGATTGGATACAAGTCTGTAGCAACTTTCATATGCTTAAACTATGCCCTCTAGCGTCGATAGAGAAGGCCATACAATTTATGAAGTGACTGTAAGAGTTTTTCTTGATGTGGGTTtacattaattgagattgtaatttatcttttcaagggttggtctaataagataagatataaTGATTCTTAATCAGTTTGATATGGGCATGGCTTACGTGGGCTAAGTTGAGCTTGACCTGTGATAAGAGATCCCAATTGGACACTCTATAAAGAGTGCTCAAACCTCTCTTATAACCCCATGAATTCATAAACAACCTCACATAAGGAGTACATATAGATTCGTGTCATGAGGGGTTGTCCCATTTAACCAGGGATACAAAGGGTCATAGATGAAAAACACTTGAGTTTTGGATCGTCGTCGTTCCGcataaaaaacaataaatttttattcaGGCACACAAATCTTTTTAACTTGCTATTGTGTTTCTAGATTCTAATTATGGCGATCATGAGTTGCTGTTTTCACGGCTTACGGTGACTCAATAATTGTTTCGCAACATCTAACTAATCCATAGACGCAATTCTTTATCGAACTCGTGAGCGGGTTTGAGTTGGGTTTAGGTGCATTGCCATGAGCGGAAAAATGTGTCGAACACGGCAAAACAACGGACGGACTTGAATGGACGATCGAGCTGCCAAGCCCATGAGTTAAAGCGTAGTAATTGAAAGTTAAGCTGGACCAAGTGCAGGCATCACGAACTGTTGGACTAAACCCTTTCATAGACTTTGGGCTAGTCCAAACTATTAAATCCAAACACAACATAAAAATTTTGAGGTTATGTATGTTGAAAGTCCTAAAGCCTTCGGTGAAAGTATAATCGAGgccaaaaactttcaaaagatataatcgagtcttaaaacttgtcacgaaagtgtaattgaattctaaaacttttatagataaaaaagatcctaaaattttaaaaaaatgtaattaaatcctaaaacttgtcaaatttgtgaaatcaagtcctttcatAAATTgtatcttttgaaagttttagcactaaattgtactctcatgataagttttagggcttgatcgtaatttttgaaaattttgggactcgATTATATTTTCATAATCAGTTTTAAGACTAGCGATTTCAATATttcaagaaggagaaaagatcTCTGTTACCATTAAAATGAAAAGGCTTGTTCCATGAAAGACGCGTCCTTTTACAAGATATTTCTAGAGTCATCCCATTATACCAGTCAAAGAAAACGAGATCTtattacttttctatttctttctttcttcttcttcttcttcttcttcttcttcttcttcttcttcttcttcttcatttttccatttctctAGCCTAATGATCTGCttatgacattttttattaaaatttgttcaacCATCAAACATAGAACTCGTTGTTAAGGGTAGATCATCAAATCTtgtacttaaaaaaaatgacatcatATGGACCACTGTCGTAAAGAAAGATACACTCCACTATaatgcttcatttgtttcatgaaaacaaataatttagaaaatacttTCTCAAATATAATCGctcatattttttggaaataactaaactaacgaaaaatatttttttagttgaCAACAACTtacgtctaaatatttttacggACATGAAATAACTTTTTGGATTGCTCATTGattttcttgatatttgaaAGAATAAAGACATCTTTTTCTAAATCAAGAACATGATTCTTCTAACCTctcgaaaataataaaataccaGAAATCTTCCCCCGAACATAAAATGTCtcgagaaatttttaaataagggcttaaaatgctcttgttttctcaaataaatgcatgaaatggattttgtttcaaataaaggcctaaagtgcctaatttatttcaaagaaaggtaagaaatggatatcatttcaaataagagtctgaaaTGTCAATATTAATCTTAAAGAAGAGCCCGACTCATCGTCTGGTTGGAGGCATTTTCGCCATTTacttattctttgtttttttttcctttttatgttttcttaatatttaaaaaaattgaaagtacaaaaaaaagaagtagaatACAGACGGAAGAAGAACGCACAAGCCTGGGGGGGGGTGCCTCTCGCCTATGGCCATAGCCCCATCGCCATGGGGCGTTAGGCACATCTTGGAGAGTTCTTTGGCGACCCCGTTGACAATACACTTCTTCGATGGTTGGGCGGCAGCTATAGGGGGAAGGCAATTGTGTTTGTCTTCTTCCGCTTgtgtgttcttcttcttttaaattattttaactaaaaattaagtttaaattgtattttgaccaaaatgtcCTTGATTGGCGAGAATATTTAGTTGGCTAGCAAGGTTAGCCCCTCGTCTAAAATAATCAtgaccacttcaggcccttatttgaaataatgagctCATTTCATGCTCTTGTTTGAAATAACATCCACTTGAGACTCTTatatgagaaaatgagagcacttcaaataagaattattaatttattcgcCTCGCCTTCCTAAAATGGAAAGCAAATTAAATCTCTCTCATAATAATTTCCCCAatcaacaaattatcaaaaattaccCATAAAAGAAATCCTTAGTTATGGCTATAGTGACACCGacaattcaatcttttttttttttttggttcttttgagGAAAACTCTAAAACTTGCATTGGTGTGACGAAAATTATAGTTCTTGGTACAATATTCATTTCCATTGATATGTCATAAGTATCAGTATCAAATAATGAACATAATTTGATATGAACATATCCGATTTTGTTCTTGTAATTCATTAAACAGTGGATAAGATATGTAAAAATCCCCGAATTCcatatcttatcaaatcatatctTGGCTAGAAGTTCATGTGACTAAACACAGCATAAGGGTTTtatcggttaaaaaaaaattggagccTTTATGTCACGATGGGTATATTGAAGAGTTTCAACGTAAAAAAAGAGTTAATATCGCATTAAGCATCATTTATGGATTTGAAGGGTATTAATCCAAATGCGAATTAATTCCCCTACCCATAAAatggtgaaaaataaatgaaaattccagcTGGCAAAAGAAGCCCGGCGAATCTCGCCCAGCCTCCCGCGCCgcagaaagccctagaagcAAACTCATAAAAGCAGGGCCGAACAGAAAAATCATAAGACGACAATAACATGGACACatcacatgaaaatatgaattcATAATTCGTGTCCCCGAAAATCGCCCCCCTTGTGCTTCGACCAGTGATTTCAATTGGTGGTGGTCACTGCAAAGGGATCGATCACCAGCGGAATCCtcgccacctcctcctccatcaATCGTTCGATGAAACAGTAGAGTTTTCATGTCTGTttcgtcatcgtcgtcgtcatcgaTCAGTCGCTTTCGCAGCCGTTGCGAGAGGTACGCAATTTTTCCGCCTCCTTtgtgggtgttttttttttttttattcattcctCCCCTTCGTTTCCTGTTCTCCAAGGAATTTGGGGTTGGACTTAGAAAATGCACTCGCGACGACCTTGAAAAGTGCGCGCGTTGGTTGTATTTTCCTTTGATTCTTCGCGTCAATCAGTTGGAAGGAGCACATTTCGTGTCGGAGGAGTTGAGGCTTGTTTGCTTGAACCCTAGCGCGACCGCTTGAATCGGCCGGCGAGGTAGATGCTAGGACGAGATGAATCGTTAgctattttctatttcttgtctTTCCCCTTTGCGTTAGTTCATAGACCGGACCAATTTTCCGACAGTCTTCAACTAAGAGAAAAAGCAGAGGCTTTGTTTAATCCCAGATAATCCTGTTTCTGATGGAGTCATGTCTAGGATAGGAAGAATCCATgcgtttttcttgtttttctgggGATTTAGTATTTgtctcctttttttcatttaattcttaGTGATGTTAGTTCTATCAAAGCAGCGATCTTGTTATTTCCTGCTTCATGAAATCAAAgacggaaaaaagaagaagagtaggTTTGCTCAAACCCTTAATTCTTACTCCCCATCCCTATATATCGAGAACGAATTAGAGGGAGCATAATTAATGGACTTTTCATGTATTATTGTTGTTTTTGTGATTCTCTGCATTGTTTTATTTGAAGGAACAAAAGAAGCATGGGTTGCTTTCCTAAACCCCTACTGATTCTAATTGCAATAATTTCAGTTGTGAAATGAGTGGAGAACGTAGTCTTCTGGACTGTGGGGATAGCGGGGTGGCGCATTCTGAGCCGACAAACGACCCATGGATGAACACAGATCAGTCTTCGAGCATCCTAATTGATAGCCACAATTTGCTGGTGTTGGAATCACCTGGCCATGGTAGAGAGATTAAGGAATTTTCTGGCGCCCAGGATCGGCATTTGACTGGTGCATCAGATGAAAAATTAGGTTTTGCGGAGAGAGCATTTTCTGCAGCCGGTGCAGCATTTTTTTCGGCCATAATGGTCAACCCTCTCGATGTTGCCAAGGTTAGTCTTTGTGCTTGAGCTAGCAATTCTGTCGCTTAAGAATGACCTAAGCCCAAGTCACCCTTTGAAGGAGTGTATCTGTTGTTATAGGTTTTTACTGGTTGACCTTCAACTATAGACACTTGTTCTCTTCCTTTCCCTGTTTCCTCAATCTCCCTATGCACTTTTCATTTAGTGATATTCTATTTTGAACGAGGTTATAGTACCGTTTAATTACATTAATGCATATTCCCTTATTGTCactggtttttttattttcatattcttttctttgtttttcttgaaTATGAAGATAGCCAACGTAATTGACTAGTCTTGTAAGTGTAGGGTGCATCTTAGAAGAATATGGGGAAACCTGTAGCTGTTTCCTGAGTTTTCTTGGACtttatttgaacattttcttttgttgtgctTCTTAATGTTGGTCTCTTTGGTTGAggggaaattttgaaaataacctGAATTCACTGAAATGGCGAGATGTATATGTGCTGTGCGGAAAAGCTGCCATGGTTGAAGTCAAGGTGATTGCAGTTTCCATAGATTTTCAGACTGTTTAGAAGTCTAAGTCCTGGTTCTTTCTCTGTTTTGTCTTTCATTGATCTATTTCATAATTAATATGGTAAATATATAGAGCGGCAGTTACTTCTTTGAGCCCGTGCTTTTGGAATAGGGAAATTTTGATCTCTAGCATCCACCAGTTCTAGTAGCAGAAGGAGCTCTCTTTCAATACGCCCAATTCCTCTTGCTCTTATTGGGTTAACATATTTTTCGAGTCTTTCTACATTTAATTCCTCTGTATCAGTTAATAGTGGATCATCTTCAAGTTGGGAAGCTGATCTGATCTTTTGGATAACTTTTGACTTGGTATTTCCTTCTAGCTTATgataatttgaaattattttcttaaaatatatttttttgttgttgaacttCAAAGGTGATATCTTCAGCTTTCACataaatttttatgataatGCTTCTTTCATCCGAGGATGGTTATTCTGTTTCtgaatcatttgttttttcagACAAGGTTGCAAGCGCAAGCTGCCGGGGTTCCTTATTCCCATCCATTGAGTAATATCACAAGTCGCATGGCATTTTTCGGGCCAAATATGGTAAAGATGCATCTTCGGAgttagctttcttttctttctgtaaGATTTGTCGGTTTGCTTTGTTCTTCCATTTAGATTGTTTTTTGACTCATTCAGCTAAAAGACTGCTGttgatttatcttgatttttgttgCTTTAGATGTTTGCGGACCTGAGATGTTCTCCGTCTTGCACACGTGCTGGAGTGCACGGTACTGTGTCGATATGTCCTCCAGATTGTTTTCAATACAAAGGGACTCTAGATGTCTGGTACAAAATTATTCGACAGGTTTGTTTGTGGAACATCCTCCTATTGATGCTTTTTATAGGTTCAAAATCTTCTTTTGTTGGCGAGAGCCTGTGAGGTTTTGCATCAGTGGCATGAATTACTGGTATTTTCATGCTGCAGCACACCTTTCTCAAAGGATTTGAGTGAGGCACACCCTAGCACTAGCATTTCAGTGCTAATTTAAAGCGAAATCTGTTATTTTTCTAGATTAATTTTCTATTCCTTATGTGGAGGTGCTTTTTGCAGGAAGGATTTTTAAGGCTGTGGCGAGGCACCAATGCAGGTCTTGCATTGGCTGTACCAACAGTAAGCCTCTTTGCAccttaatattttgtttttctgaaaaattggcAATTCATTGAATAATATCCTGTTCATTTGCttattttgaattgtttttccttttggtcaGGTGGGCATATACTTGCCATGCTATGATATATTCCGCAATTTATTAGAAGATCGCTGTGCCATGCTTGCACCTAGCTTGACGCCCTATGTTCCTTTATTTGCGGGGTCACTAGCTCGCTCTTTAGCTTGTGCGAGTTGCTACCCCATTGAACTGGCCAGAACTCGCATGCAGGTATTCTCCATGTGCACTTACTTTCAATTTTATCCCTCAAGAGTAGACTGACACAGATATTTTTGCTGCTTTACCTATGTTGTGTATTTTCTGAGCTTGATGGTATCATGAACGTTGGAGGTTTTCTAGAAGTTGTGGATGGTTTTTACTTATTTGTTATTTTAGTTTGCtttatacttttgaaattttttgtccgACTTTGTATTCAATTTTTGTACCTTATTATTTATTGGgtttttaattggtttttccATGTCAGGCTTTTAAGGCTACGGAAACCAGCAAGAAGCCTCCTGGAGTTTGGAGAACCCTATTTGAAGTAGTGTCTCCTGTCAGGGGCACAAGTAATGCGCCGAACAGCTGTGAGTAGAGTGGCATAATTTGACATTTTATTCCTGATTCCCCGTCTCTTGAGAAGTCTTTTGGCGTGTGGGTTCTGGAGGGAGTGTGTACTGCAGAATGTTGATGGGCACTTTTTTTGTGACAGTGCAAAACTACCGTGTCCTGTGGACAGGCATGGGAGCACAGCTTGCACGCGATGTTCCTTTTTCAGCAATCTGTTGGTCAACACTCGAGCctgtgagctctctctctctctctctctctctccactaccGTGCTGCAGTTTGATATGTTGCAGGTCTCTTCATCTCCTCGATTCTTATCTCTTGTGAATCTGATCTTGATCTATGTGATTACAGATTAGGAGAAAACTGCTTAGGACCATTGGTGATGAAGCTAGTGCAGTTGCTGTCCTTGGAGCTAATTTTTCTGCTGGATTTGTAGCAGGAAGTCTCGCTGCAGCTGCTACATGTCCTTTTGATGTAGCTAAAACAAGAAGGCAGATAGAGGTTCGTTATTCATGTCAGAGTCATCTTACTGGACAGTTTATTTAGGGAAATGTAAAAGAAGTAGAAACTCTGAAAGCAAGTGCATGTTCAAGGGATTTTGGTTATCTAATAATTAGTATGCACGATTTAAACTCAATTTGCTCGAGAGATATGTTTGGTGGGTGTTTGGCGGGTCGTttaggtgtgtttgtttcggaGAAAACTTCTCGATAGAGGAAAATGCGTTTTGGGATATAAATTTTCAGGAATTTGTTTGCCCTTACTGGCtagggaattcattttcctcactttaaGTATGcatattttccaaataattttccaaataatttttcAGCAATTTGTTTGCTTTGGCTAGGGAatccattttcctcactttaagtatgcatattttctttgaccgtaAATGGTTTTCCGTTGACTGATCATTTTCAGCTAACCAAATGCTTGAAAGATTTGAAAACTAATTCGCGAAAAATTCTTTTACTCAGACACACGCCCTTATATTTGGATTACGTGGATAAGTTGTGGATGATTTTGATATAGTGAAATTTAGAACGCTTATAATGTGATATTGTCTTGTAAATAAAACTTctgtctttgatttgatgtcaaTTTCCTCCCCTATTTATTTTCCAGATGGATCCAATGAGGGCGTTGAAAATGACAACGAGGCAGACTTTAGTGGAGATTTGGCGGTACCTAcactttatatattttttgaggTTTTTATACACCTTGTGTGATATTGGATGTGTTCTAATCTGGTGTCCCCATCCTTCTTGATATGGCTACTTGGTCGAATGTGTACATACTTGACCTAAAggatttttgctttatttatgggagaaaaaaaaatatttgaggtGCTGCATGGATAGATGCACGAGAAATTTCTCATTTTAATGTAAAATTTagtttttggtgaaaaatctctttagtttttttttctgctaTATTTTCTGCATGAAGTAGGGGTGTCCATAAGCCTTGTTAAGTGTTACGTTGAGTTTTTATTTGCCAGCAATGTGGCTCAGAAAGACCTGTCAGATGTGAAAATGGCCAGCACTAAGAGTTTACCAACTAATCCTCTGATTGGTTTTGAAATTTCCTGGTACAGGGATGGAGGATTGAAGGGACTCTTTACTGGAGTGGGTCCTCGTGTTGGCCGTGCAGGGCCTTCTGTAGGCATTGTGGTATCCTTTTACGAAGTTGCGAAGCATGTCCTGCACGCCCAATATGCAACTTCATGATTTGGCTAATAGCAGCCTCCTCCTGATATTCCGTCTCCTCGAGGTGTGGCCGCCAAACGGAAGTATCGCGTTCTGACTTGACTTGAGAAACATTGACGATTCCCACAGAATGCTGACCTCTTTGCAATACAGAAGGAAGGCAGACAGAAATGAGCAATTCTCATATTTTCTTcgttcttttgttcttggccttgcAGCCAAAGTACAGCTGCTTACTCTCTTTCCTCACAATGGATATTTTCGTTCCATTGAATTTTCAATGCTCGCAGATGAGCAGAAATTTTGTAGAGTTTCGATGTTTTCAGAAAGTTTTGGGTTGGTCACCCTCGAGCTTAATTTAATCATATCCCTTGTCTTCACAGAATTGGATGAGATGAGTCTCTCGTGGAAATTATGACCCTTTACAGGTTAACACTGGGGAAATTCATGCACATGAGATGGTATGATGCACACTTTGCACTGTTGCCACTGGATAGTATCGAAGTTGAACGGCTTTCTGAAGGTGCAGGATCAATACATGAGAGGGCAAGGTTTTCTGAGTGTGGAATTTGGCACTCTGTATTTGAATGGTTATAGTTATTACCCAGGACGATTCGGGACGGTTGAATTTGCGTCTGTAGCTCGTATTTCAGGGATATTGAGTTAGCAACTGGGTGAACTTTTTGGGGGCATTTGATTGCTGGCCTGCAATGTAGGTTCTGCGCATGGCTGAAAATCATGTGCCTGTGTTTGTGGATTGTGTGCAGCGTTGGATAGGAGATAAGTTGTGCAGCCAAAGAGGGTGCCATTCTTTACCAATGTGTCCTGTGATTGGTCACTAGCCCTAGGATgtgtaaatatttttgtttttggtcgataGATATGAGTACTTCAGTATGTATTGGATTTATGTCTTGACTTCCTGGTTCCCCGACAATACGCTGGGGTCACATTTCCTCGACCCTGTACCCCCCCAGGTCTCGTGTGATTTGGGATAGAAGGCTTGAACCACTGTTCATAAATGCGACAGACTTTCCAGAACTGGCATTCCGTGAACGAGATCATGGCAATACTCTCTTCAATAGAAGTGCCCGTAAGTTGGCCTTTGATCAATGTGATGAGCGTCGGGATTGAGCAGGATGCCTCGATGCTCCCGATGTCTTTTTAGGATGGCAAGAGGGGCTATAATTCAGCAAAGGAAGTGTCGACGGGCGATGCAACATGC
Protein-coding sequences here:
- the LOC115742837 gene encoding mitochondrial carrier protein MTM1 isoform X1, with amino-acid sequence MSVSSSSSSSISRFRSRCESCEMSGERSLLDCGDSGVAHSEPTNDPWMNTDQSSSILIDSHNLLVLESPGHGREIKEFSGAQDRHLTGASDEKLGFAERAFSAAGAAFFSAIMVNPLDVAKTRLQAQAAGVPYSHPLSNITSRMAFFGPNMMFADLRCSPSCTRAGVHGTVSICPPDCFQYKGTLDVWYKIIRQEGFLRLWRGTNAGLALAVPTVGIYLPCYDIFRNLLEDRCAMLAPSLTPYVPLFAGSLARSLACASCYPIELARTRMQAFKATETSKKPPGVWRTLFEVVSPVRGTSNAPNSLQNYRVLWTGMGAQLARDVPFSAICWSTLEPIRRKLLRTIGDEASAVAVLGANFSAGFVAGSLAAAATCPFDVAKTRRQIEMDPMRALKMTTRQTLVEIWRDGGLKGLFTGVGPRVGRAGPSVGIVVSFYEVAKHVLHAQYATS
- the LOC115742837 gene encoding mitochondrial carrier protein MTM1 isoform X2, with the translated sequence MSGERSLLDCGDSGVAHSEPTNDPWMNTDQSSSILIDSHNLLVLESPGHGREIKEFSGAQDRHLTGASDEKLGFAERAFSAAGAAFFSAIMVNPLDVAKTRLQAQAAGVPYSHPLSNITSRMAFFGPNMMFADLRCSPSCTRAGVHGTVSICPPDCFQYKGTLDVWYKIIRQEGFLRLWRGTNAGLALAVPTVGIYLPCYDIFRNLLEDRCAMLAPSLTPYVPLFAGSLARSLACASCYPIELARTRMQAFKATETSKKPPGVWRTLFEVVSPVRGTSNAPNSLQNYRVLWTGMGAQLARDVPFSAICWSTLEPIRRKLLRTIGDEASAVAVLGANFSAGFVAGSLAAAATCPFDVAKTRRQIEMDPMRALKMTTRQTLVEIWRDGGLKGLFTGVGPRVGRAGPSVGIVVSFYEVAKHVLHAQYATS